In the Nitrospirales bacterium LBB_01 genome, one interval contains:
- a CDS encoding response regulator, producing MDKKSVLIVEDEFIIANRIKMAVQEMGFVVTAIVPSGELAVEKALIYGPDIVIMDILLSGQMDGIEAAQRIHKAHDIPIIFLTSHVNNTLLERAKITDPFGYLLKPFQDTDLQTHIEMALYRHEMESQLKELNRTLEARVKEEVQRSKQKDYMLIQQSKMATVGEMIGAIAHQWRQPLNVIALIVQNAEAVFEDGELDAGYMSDMVQRTLKQITFMSETIDSFTNFFKPGKIKMPFGINTAIREVIYLIYDLFKKIDIHITLSCTYPGAIKQPPESHRQEICLCKPELMTEGFKNEFKQVILNILCNARDAINKKKKEGYFNDGQSGEISVELSKSDDMLKVEIKDNGGGIPDEILEKLFEPYFTTKGEESTGIGLYMSKIIIESNMGGRLYASNETNGAVFTIELPSAGG from the coding sequence GGCGGTAGAAAAGGCACTGATTTACGGTCCTGATATAGTTATTATGGACATATTGCTTAGCGGGCAAATGGATGGAATAGAGGCCGCGCAGAGGATACATAAAGCTCATGATATTCCGATTATTTTCCTAACGTCTCACGTTAACAATACCCTTCTTGAGAGGGCAAAGATAACAGACCCGTTTGGGTATTTACTTAAACCGTTTCAAGACACTGACTTACAGACACATATAGAGATGGCGCTTTACAGACACGAAATGGAAAGCCAATTGAAGGAATTAAACAGGACACTGGAGGCAAGAGTAAAAGAAGAGGTACAACGCAGCAAACAGAAGGACTATATGTTAATACAGCAGTCCAAGATGGCTACAGTGGGTGAGATGATAGGCGCAATAGCTCACCAGTGGCGGCAGCCTCTTAACGTCATTGCCCTGATTGTGCAAAACGCAGAGGCTGTTTTTGAAGACGGCGAGCTTGATGCTGGCTATATGTCAGATATGGTACAACGCACCTTAAAGCAAATAACTTTCATGTCTGAGACGATTGACAGTTTCACAAATTTTTTTAAACCCGGCAAGATAAAGATGCCCTTTGGGATAAACACCGCCATAAGAGAAGTTATCTACCTAATTTATGACCTGTTCAAAAAAATTGACATACATATTACCTTATCGTGTACATATCCTGGTGCTATAAAACAGCCGCCGGAGAGTCATCGGCAGGAGATATGCCTGTGTAAACCGGAGCTAATGACAGAGGGATTTAAAAATGAATTCAAACAGGTGATACTCAATATCTTATGTAATGCAAGAGATGCCATCAACAAAAAGAAAAAAGAGGGATATTTTAATGATGGACAGAGCGGAGAGATTTCGGTAGAGTTATCAAAGTCAGACGATATGTTGAAAGTTGAAATAAAAGACAACGGCGGAGGGATTCCAGATGAAATCCTCGAAAAACTCTTTGAGCCGTATTTTACGACAAAGGGAGAAGAGAGCACAGGGATTGGACTCTACATGTCAAAGATAATTATAGAGAGCAACATGGGCGGCAGACTTTATGCCTCCAATGAAACCAATGGAGCAGTCTTTACGATAGAGCTTCCGTCTGCGGGCGGCTAA